The following are from one region of the Streptomyces tuirus genome:
- a CDS encoding alpha/beta hydrolase family protein: MAHQATPVRRPRLGRALGPEPTAVSGAVLLLPGGDEVSGRRPSPLLATASMRGVGRRLARAGRDEGLAAHVVHYRCRGWNGSEASLAQDATWAADEIVRRYGDVPVCLVGVGMGGRAGLRAGGHEAVNSVLALAPWLPEEDVAAPPEPVKQLVGRQVLIVHGTNDGRTDPELSFRLAARAKKANRDVCRFEVHADGHGLHQYRDEVLALSEDFVMGALFGRAVSRPVRDAFAAPPPLGLRMPLAAGFSPSRR; this comes from the coding sequence ATGGCACACCAAGCGACGCCGGTTCGCAGGCCCCGGCTGGGCCGGGCACTCGGTCCGGAGCCGACGGCGGTGAGCGGCGCGGTGCTGCTGCTCCCCGGCGGCGACGAGGTATCCGGCCGCAGGCCCTCGCCCCTGCTGGCGACCGCCTCCATGCGCGGCGTCGGGCGCAGGCTGGCCCGCGCGGGCCGGGACGAGGGTCTCGCCGCGCACGTCGTGCACTACCGCTGCCGGGGATGGAACGGCAGCGAGGCCAGTCTCGCGCAGGACGCGACCTGGGCGGCCGACGAGATCGTACGGCGCTACGGCGACGTCCCGGTCTGCCTCGTCGGGGTCGGGATGGGCGGCCGGGCGGGCTTGCGGGCGGGTGGCCACGAGGCCGTCAACTCCGTCCTGGCGCTCGCCCCTTGGCTGCCGGAGGAGGACGTCGCGGCGCCACCCGAACCGGTGAAACAGCTGGTCGGGCGCCAGGTGCTGATCGTGCACGGCACGAACGACGGGCGGACGGATCCGGAGCTGTCGTTCCGGCTGGCGGCGCGGGCGAAGAAGGCGAACCGGGACGTGTGCCGGTTCGAAGTGCACGCGGACGGGCACGGGTTGCATCAGTACCGGGACGAAGTGCTGGCTCTTTCCGAGGACTTCGTGATGGGTGCGTTGTTCGGGCGGGCGGTGTCGCGGCCTGTGCGGGACGCGTTCGCGGCGCCGCCGCCGTTGGGGTTGCGGATGCCGCTCGCCGCGGGGTTCAGTCCTTCGAGGCGGTAG